Proteins encoded by one window of Aspergillus puulaauensis MK2 DNA, chromosome 4, nearly complete sequence:
- a CDS encoding uncharacterized protein (COG:S;~EggNog:ENOG410PKAS;~InterPro:IPR008826,IPR015943,IPR011044;~PFAM:PF05694;~SECRETED:SignalP(1-20);~go_function: GO:0005515 - protein binding [Evidence IEA];~go_function: GO:0008430 - selenium binding [Evidence IEA]): protein MKSTSLVQLIPLASLGQALSISLPPLIPHIPGVTEALNNIVPPLPILQVPTAAVDSPPFTASDLKPKKIGYFWTGAGDKQHKDFLATYSLDDDTFGTLIYITDVPSSGNDPHHLGPSLDGKTLIGGGLLSLLKTQDTAFYFDTSNPYRPKFKKSNRAILSSIADEIRAKPDGGFYITYMGSAVGTTPGRLVETDADFNIIHEWPEDVDGLLDILGQQFSPHGLSIDWERKLILTSDFVEPISILKPSTGIRRANTLRLWDLDTKHILNTITIPDGGGIQDVKFIPGNKEGAALATAVHLGQVWIIYPERKDEHGKPGVTELLYDLGPKARDTTAIYTDITQDGKYIYLTLTTANHIAALDISDLNNVKRLDDPDEDQPTIGPHYIKVTPDQKHVAVTDYFVQTGEIGLINTPADFHALYIDIEDDGSLSFNRSIDFSREFANRGGAKPHSVVVFDFTDPENPLYY, encoded by the exons ATGAAGTCGACTTCTCTTGTCCAACTGATCCCCCTGGCCTCCCTCGGGCAGGCCCTTTCGATCTCTCTGCCCCCGCTGATTCCGCACATTCCCGGTGTGACTGAGGCCCTGAACAACATTGTTCCCCCTCTTCCCATCCTGCAGGTCcccactgctgctgtggaCAGCCCCCCCTTCACTGCCAGTGACctcaagcccaagaagatTGGGTACTTCTGGACTGGTGCCGGTGACAAGCAGCACAAGGACTTCCTTGCCACCTACAGTCTGGATGATGACACCTTTGGCACCCTGATCTACATCACGGATGTGCCCTCCAGTGGCAACGACCCTCACCATCTTGGACCGTCTCTTGACGGCAAGACCCTCATCGGAGGTGGCCTCCTGTCCCTGCTGAAGACCCAG GACACTGCCTTCTACTTCGACACCAGCAACCCCTACCGCCCCAAGTTCAAGAAGAGCAACCGGGCCATCCTCTCGTCCATTGCCGACGAGATCCGCGCAAAGCCCGATGGAGGTTTCTACATCACCTACATGGGTTCTGCTGTCGGAACCACCCCCGGCCGTCTCGTCGAGACCGACGCGgacttcaacatcatccacgaGTGGcccgaggatgtcgatggcCTGCTCGACATTCTTGGCCAGCAGTTCTCCCCTCACGGTCTTTCCATCGACTGGGAGCGgaagctcatcctcacctcGGACTTTGTCGAGCCCATCAGTATCCTGAAGCCCAGCACTGGTATCCGCCGTGCCAACACCCTCCGTCTCTGGGACTTGGACACCAAGcacatcctcaacaccatcaccatccctgAT GGAGGTGGTATCCAGGACGTCAAGTTCATCCCCGGCAACAAGGAAGGCGCTGCTCTCGCCACCGCCGTTCACCTCGGCCAGGTCTGGATCATCTACCCCGAGCGCAAGGACGAGCACGGCAAGCCCGGTGTCACTGAGCTCCTCTACGACCTCGGCCCTAAGGCCCGTGACACCACCGCTATCTA CACCGATATCACCCAAGACGGCAAATACATCTACCTGACCTTGACGACCGCCAACCACATCGCGGCCCTGGACATCAGCGACCTCAACAACGTCAAGCGCCTCGACGACCCCGATGAGGACCAGCCCACCATCGGCCCGCACTACATCAAGGTGACCCCCGACCAGAAGCACGTCGCTGTCACCGACTACTTCGTGCAGACCGGCGAGATCGGCCTCATCAACACCCCGGCCGACTTCCACGCCCTGTACATCGACATTGAAGATGACggcagcttgagcttcaaCCGCAGCATCGATTTCAGCCGCGAGTTTGCGAACCGTGGTGGTGCCAAGCCGCACTCCGTTGTTGTCTTTGACTTCACTGATCCCGAGAACCCGCTCTACTACTAG